TGTCCCGAGGGCGAGTGTTCAAGCACCTCCCTTTCTCACCTCTTACAGTGAACTTGGTTTTGAGGTTTTCTCTGTAGGTCAGAAAAGGGAGCTGCTTTTAATAAAACTGCAAATTGGCATTGTGCGTATTGTATGCTTACATAGGCCAGTAAAGGTACAataaaatacatgttaaataCCATTTTGCTTTTTGATTTCTTATAAGTAACAAAATGACTTATACAATAATGTAAAGTCCATTTTGAGAGCTAAAGTGGAGGGCATATTTGAAAAAGAATAAGTGTGCATGCATCCAATGCAAATTAACTGTAGACTATATCAAGTGTAAAAAAACTGGATGATGGCAATTACTAACTGGTTGGTTTTCAATTCAGAAAACGgatgtgtaaaaaatataaacctGCACATGAATAGAATGAAAGTTTGGatgttgtaaaaaaaagcaGTGTTGCTATTAATCTTTATACAAAAGAAATCCATCAGCCTATTgcaatttaaaggaacagttagcccaaaaatgaaaattctgtcatttactcaccctcaggttgttgttggtgaacacagagaaagatatttgaaattgaccaccattgactaccatagaaaaaaatgctttatacatgtatttgttctgttgaacacaaaagaagttattgtGAAGAATGTCATGGGGAACTTTTGGGgcacaactcgagggtgagtcaatgaagacagcattttttggggggtgaactgtccctttaaaaggcATTTTATATTGTGAATATGATTATTTGTGGTTTCTTTTGACTCCCAGTTGAAGCAATACCTCAGCTTTACCCTGCATGCTTTACATCTTTTGTCAAAATACCTTCAAAGCTTATTCACGTCAAAATGATTTAACGTGACTAAATCAGCCTGACTACAAAGCTAATTAAAAAGGTAGAAATATCAACAATATCACATATTCAGTCTTTACAATGAATGCACGGAAATACGATCCCATCCCCTATAGATTCTACATCACAGGTGGAGTAAATTTGTCACAAATGTGAGGTGGTGACCAAAAAGTTGTACGTTACAACTCCGCTAGGGGTGAAGCGTTGCTCCAGAAGTGCTGTCTCAAAGTAAACAAACTAAAGTTTGCCAAATGCCTAGCAGCATATGGAGCATGTGTGCCGAATACACCTCCTTCAGCAATCCTATTTAGACACGACCTCCAGCGGGACTGCACTGTTCAACTGCGTTCTGCAGTTCAACGATAAAGTAAAAGAAGCGTGCCTGCTTTGGGTCTGGTTAAAATGCCCAGACGAAAAGAAAGGACTTGCTTGTTTATAAGCATCCCGGTGATATGTATTGTTATCGTCACTGTTGTCTGTGTAGCTCGCTTTAAACAGCAGTGCTCTGACGGACTTTTCAAGAACGCAGCAGTCGCGGCGGATTCGGAGACCTGCTCAAAGATCGGCCGGTGAGTGATAATGAGGAACCAACCATTAAACTACAGTTTGTTAGGATGtgctatttttcttttaaaatagagcAGGGTTACATAAAATGTGTTAGTTAAAAACGTTGAGAACTTTGTTTCGATTTTCGGAGCTGTGGTGTGCCAACTTTTTTCACATACTACATAAACCAACAAATCACCGGTCTGTTATCAAACATGTTGAATGACTTGAAATAAAACTTTCTTAGAAAAGGTTAATACTTAGGTCTACAGTAATCCCATGGGTAGCTGGGTCGGGTAAATGTCAGGACATGAATGGCTAGAGAGGTGAAGCAGCCGGCTGAATGCACACAGAAACTGTGAGGTTAATTGGGTGAAGTGTCTCCATAGGCGAGTAATCCTCTTGACACCAATCTCTGTTTTCCTCCTACTTTAACTGAATGGTCCATTACTTAAATACAACTCCTTTAAATAGTGCTACATCTGACCACGtcagattttgttttattagcctactgtaaatataaatacaatgggtagaaaactacatttattcattgcatttacatttattcatttggcagacgcttttatccaaagcgacttacaagtagagcagaaacattttgtcaacacgctaaacagtaccgttacaAGTAGCCTATTGTTTACAAACTAAATATAGCCTACATTTGTCTTTCAAGAAGAGTGGAAACGTTTGGGTTACATCTTACATGAGTCGATGTAGGAAGAAAAACAACCTTATAGCTTTGTATAATAGTTCGCGGAAAAgtcagaaaaatgtcaaaagatgTATTTAGTGACTCGTTGTCAAAGCAAGAAATAAACAGATGAAGTTTTATTATGGTACAGGACagtaattatttgttttggCACAGTAACAATCAAACCGATCAAGTAAAAGTTTACAAActctcaatttcaatttaagtgtgctttattggcatgacaaaatgtacattcgtattgccaaagcatttgcagcgtacaaatagtgcaagcacacactctctctctctctctctctctctctctctctctctctctctctctctctctcactctcccaTTAGTCACCAATATCCAATATTTTCCTCGTAGAGATATTCTCAAATCGGGCGGGTCAGCGGTAGATGGCGCCATTGCTACTTTGGTGTGCACGTCAATCATAAATCCTCAGAGTATGGGCATTGGTGGAGGCTCAATATTCACAATAATGGAAAAAAGTGGTAAAGTTTGGATGTAACCAAAATATAGAGATTGATTACAAAACGTAAAGTAATACGTTTTTGTAAAGTAATGTATTCGTGTGTTTTTTAGGCAAAGTGAGAGTCATCAGTTGTAGAGAAACCGTGCCAAAGGGTTTTAAACCAAACCTTCTAGCCGAATGTCCGGAAACATTTCAGCCAAAGTCAGGTGAGACGGTGTTAGAATGTGCAGTTCCTGTATTATGCATTGTCACACAGAGTTAAAGATACACGTAGTGGATTATTCAAGTAGTTTAATGGAAAAGAAGTCCACTAATAACAGATATGTGCATTTCCgttttgaaaagaaaatatttttccttGTTTTTACAAACTTGATTTATTTTGACTTGTTGTTTATATGTTAATATACACAGAGCATAGACACTACAAAAAACATGTTAGCTCTGGAGATTTGCTTACATTCATTGAATCATTGCTCTTTGGCGCATTCTCAAATCAGGCAGGTTTTGCACAAACTTGTGGAGTCATGCCATCATTGAAGTAAAAGTAATGATgattttatctctctctctctctctctctcttgtagGTGTTCATTGGATTGGTGTTCCAGGTGAGATCCGTGGCTATGAGCGAGCTCATAAACTCTATGGACGCTTGCCTTGGTACAGTTTATTTCAGCCCACTATCAAGATGGCTAGAGAGGGCGTCCCTGTTGGCGATGCACTCGCTCGATTTTTGCCTGTCCTTTCAAAAGAGAGCCCAGAATCACCATTGCGGTAACAACATTCAGACTCACGTATTGTGCCATTTAACACCAAGAACACCTTGAAATCACATTTGAATACTTTGTAGATAAATGACCAGTTCTGTCCTCATGTGTCTCTTTTATAGACAGTTGTTCCAAAATGATCAAGGGGAGCTATTAAAAAAGGGAGACATTGTGAAGTTTGAGAAACTAGCAGAGACACTTGAGATCATTGCACAGAAAGGACCAGATGCATTCTACATTGGAGACATTGGGAAAAACTTAGTCAGTGATATACAAGCTGCAGGTACTTGGAAATGTCCTTTTATAAATATccatacattttgtgtatttagAATAGATTTCGATGTCAGGTCAACACATGATTTAAGCCTGTTTGAGTAGACATATTTTGTAGTTTGTTCACTGTaaatttatgttttgtgtttaaggCGGGGCAATTTCTATGGAAGACCTGAAGTCATTCAAGGTGTCCGAATCGGATGCCTGGGATGTAACTTTAGGGCAGTATGACATGTACTTTCCACCACcaccagcagggggtgctacACTTAGCTTCATACTCAACACCATGCTAGGTGGGTAAACAAAttcttgttttgatttttttatatttcatgtttaaGTTTAATTTCTAgcaattttatgtgcttttgtcagtttattatttatttgatttttatgttgatattaaagtttaattttaatttaattagaattttaaggcaacattcCTAATTTTCATTCAGTTTAAGTGTTTTAAATAGTAATTAAAACGTTTTTgactgcatttcaaaaatagaaaataaaaaaatctcaaagAAACTGAAATTTCCCGCAGCTCATGTGTCAgaaatataccataaaataacattgtaatatttatattataatatattttcttgtaaatttgcagtttttgaccatatttaaaaaatatgtgaaaaatctttaaaaaaaacaataaaataacatttttttggtcattacacgtgaaaaatctgtaaaaaaattctgtaatatttctgtaaaaaCTTGCAATTCCAAAAGAATGGCCTGACACTCACATAGCAATGCCCTATAAACACCCAGagtgcatagcaacaccctggcaaccacccagaaaGTGTTTTGCATGTTTACTTTAAACAGTGTGAATGTCTGTTTACGTATTTCTATTGCTACATTAAGTTTTCTGTGCTCCACAGGTCATAATCTAAACCGTGAATCTCTGCAGGGGAAAGAAAAAGTGTTAACATTCCAGCGGTATGTAGAAGCCTGCAAATTCGCCAACGGTTTAAAGAAGTTCATGAAAGATCCCAACTTCTCTTCACAAACGGTACACTTTGTAGGAAGAAAGTCATTTGTTTCACCTTTCTAACTTTTCTCCATTGTAAGCGTAATAAAGGCATGATGCCCTACACCAGGCTTGGCATTAGTAGCTCAACAGAAACATTACAGTCATTACCCTCTCTGGAGTCACTGGTGTAATCTACTGTAATGACTTAAGTGCTATGTTCAGGGGATCATTACTGCAGGCGATGGAGTACGCCACAGCGATACTGTACACTGATGTTGGCCACCCACTGCTAGAGTTGCACATAAAGTGATGCATTAGATGATTAACCCGGCCTTTCTCTTTAACTTGAATAGGAGGCGGTCGAGATCATTCAGAAGCATTTTGCGGAGAAGGTGAGAGCAAAAATCACCTCTGACCGCACTCACGATGTCGGCTACTACAACGTGACTCCGTACCTGGACTCACATGGCACGACTCATGTGTCTGTGATCGCTGAGGACGGTATGGCCGTGTCTGTCACCAGCACTATCAACTACATGTATGTGCTCATATCCTTCACGCAGGACATTCCACAGTCAAACATCTAATAttgacattatttacatttgatCTAAAATCTTTGTTTGAGCAAAGTAAGGAAGCCCGGAGGCTGTTTTAACTCCCCTGTTATAAACAGATAAAGTTGATAACACTTGACATCCATTCAGTAAAGTTTTCTGTCTGCATGAGAAAAAGATCTGTGATCCCAGTTAGTGAGACATTTTTAGCAAAAATAACTGATTGTTGATGTCTGAAATTTATGCCAATTATTTTTGAAACTAGTTTTTATCTTAAGGCTTTTGAATATACAAATCTAAAACATGAAGCAATGACTCgcaggcatagttcacccagaaatggaaattctgtcatcatttactcaaccgcaggtcattccaaacctgtatgactttatttcttcagcagaacgcaaaagaagatattttgaagaatgttggtaaccaaacattgtGCAactttgacttccattatatggacacaaaacctcgTTTGAGACAccttgagacatttctcaaattttTCAATTCAAACACATTTCCTCTTGTGTTCCGCAGACTAAAGAcatgaatgacatgatggtaaagatgacagaatttgtttatTACTGTCGACCAGCATTTTTTTAGTATCTTGTTGAACACATCTTGTCTTTTTGACTTATCAGGTAATGTTAGCATATTagcaaaacatattttcttCTAATACCAAGAGATTTTgtagtttgtaaaataaaatattactaaaGCATTTCTTCTGATTTCCCCTACAGTTTTGCTCTTGTCCAAAGTGACATGTTTCATTATCTCTTCTCAGATTTGGATCCACAGTTCTCTCTCCCAAAACCGGCGTCCTCCTCAACAACGAACTTATAGATTTCTGTGGGAAAACAGATCAAATTCATGCTGGTAATAAACTCACATATATACTGATGGAATAATATGGCAACTTAAAATGCACGTATCAGTAAAACTTACATTCTGAATGTATGTGTCTGATGTGAAGGTGAGCAGCCACCTTCATCCATGTCTCCAGTAATCCTCCACTCTCCATCTGAGAAGCACACGGTGGTCATAGGGGCATCAGGGGGCAGCATGATCACCACTGGTGTGGCACTGGTGAGTTTAACCGGCACTTTAAAAGTGACTTGTCTCattggctctcctgtttttgccaagtggttgatgtc
Above is a genomic segment from Triplophysa rosa linkage group LG17, Trosa_1v2, whole genome shotgun sequence containing:
- the ggt5a gene encoding gamma-glutamyltransferase 5a, translating into MPRRKERTCLFISIPVICIVIVTVVCVARFKQQCSDGLFKNAAVAADSETCSKIGRDILKSGGSAVDGAIATLVCTSIINPQSMGIGGGSIFTIMEKSGKVRVISCRETVPKGFKPNLLAECPETFQPKSGVHWIGVPGEIRGYERAHKLYGRLPWYSLFQPTIKMAREGVPVGDALARFLPVLSKESPESPLRQLFQNDQGELLKKGDIVKFEKLAETLEIIAQKGPDAFYIGDIGKNLVSDIQAAGGAISMEDLKSFKVSESDAWDVTLGQYDMYFPPPPAGGATLSFILNTMLGHNLNRESLQGKEKVLTFQRYVEACKFANGLKKFMKDPNFSSQTEAVEIIQKHFAEKVRAKITSDRTHDVGYYNVTPYLDSHGTTHVSVIAEDGMAVSVTSTINYIFGSTVLSPKTGVLLNNELIDFCGKTDQIHAGEQPPSSMSPVILHSPSEKHTVVIGASGGSMITTGVALTIMNFLWFGKNLKDSIAAPVVYVDSKNILSFEPSFDEAVVEALTKTGHKILGPRMFYNVVNAVSKEENCIDAVSDLRKMGKAAGY